TGAACCAGCGGAATTCCAGCTACCACGACGGGAAATCATCCTCTAGGCTTGGCGTCGGGTACTTTATCCACTATCTGTGCATAACTCTGTGGATGAAGTGCCGGGATCCCCGCCGGGATCCCTGGTTTTCTTAGACCGCCGCGAGGCGTCACGAGAGGTTTTTGTGGGTACGGACGAAATCAACGATGTTGGCAGCTCTTGGCGCAAGGTCATTCGGACCCTGGAGACCGACGACAGGGTCACCCCACGACAGCGCGGATTCGTTGTGCTGGCGCAGGCCCAGGGCCTCATCGGCACCACCCTGCTGGTCGCCGTCCCGAATGAGTTGACGCGGGAAGTACTGCAGACGCAGCTTAAGAACATCCTCGATGAGGTCCTGCGCGGCGTCTTCCAGGCGGACATTCAGTGCGCGTTTGTTATCGATGCGGACCTCACACCCGTTGTCGAGGCTGAGCCCGAACCCGAGGAAGAGGCAGCGGCGCCCAGCCCGGTACCGTCCGGGGAAAGCGCCCCTTCACCTACTCCGCCCAGCACCAGCCAGGAATTCGGCCGGCTCAATCCGAAGTATGTCTTTGAAACCTTCGTGATTGGTTCATCCAACCGCTTTGCCCACGCCGCCGCCGTGGCCGTGGCGGAAGCACCGGCCAAGGCCTACAACCCGCTCTTTATCTACGGCGATTCCGGGCTGGGCAAGACCCACCTGCTGCACGCCATCGGCCACTATGCACGCCACCTGTACACGGGCATCCGGGTCCGGTACGTCAACTCGGAAGAATTCACCAACGACTTCATCAACTCCATCCGGTACGACGAAGGCGCCAGCTTCAAGCAGCTCTACCGCAACGTGGACATCCTGCTGATTGATGACATCCAGTTCCTGGCCAACAAGGATGCAACGCAGGAGGAGTTCTTCCACACCTTCAATGCGCTGCACAACCACAACAAGCAGGTGGTCATCACCTCCGACCTGCCGCCCAAGCAGCTTTCCGGATTCGAGGAACGCATGCGCTCACGGTTCGAATGGGGCCTGCTCACTGATGTGCAGCCGCCGGAACTCGAAACCCGCATTGCCATCCTCCGGAAAAAGGCCATCGGAGACAGCCTTAGTGCCCCGGACGACGTGTTGGAGTACATCGCCTCCAAAATCTCCACCAATATTCGCGAGCTTGAAGGCGCCTTGATCCGAGTCACTGCGTTCGCCAGCCTGAACCGCCAGCAGGTCGACGTCGGACTGGCAGAGATTGTGTTGAAGGACCTGATCACCGACGACGGCGCGCAGGAAATCACTGCCGCGTCCATCCTCGGGCAGACTGCGGCGTACTTCCAGATCAGCCTGGAGGAACTGTGCAGCAAGTCGCGGACGCGCACCCTGGTGACCGCGCGGCAGATTGCCATGTACTTGTGCCGGGAGCTCACGGACATGTCCCTGCCGAAGATCGGCCAGGAGCTTGGCGGGCGCGACCACACGACCGTGATCCATGCGGACCGGAAGATCCGTGAACTGATGGCTGAACGCCGCGCCATTTACAACCAGGTCACGGAGCTCACCAACCGCATCAAGCAACAGCAGCGCGAGGCCTGATCCGCCCGGTTTACAGAGCCCCGCAGGGGCTCGAATTAACATTTGTGGACAAGGGTGTGGATAACCCGGTGGACAACCCGTGTTTACCCACACTTCCCTGTGGATACGCGGAACCCTCGAAAAGTTTCCAACACCCCCGCCGCCAACCGCTGCAGAGGATCCACAGGTTATCAACAGGCTTAAACAGCCGGGATGCGGGGACACCGCGGGTTATCCACAGTATCCACAGGAGTTATTAACACTACGGACCTTAAGCAATTCGGTTCCACCAAATAACAACTAAGCTCAAGACCCCTCGGACCAACCAGCCATCCGGCAGCTCAAATACATCAAAGACGAGCATGCACCCGTGCTGCCGCCTGTTGA
This Arthrobacter sp. zg-Y20 DNA region includes the following protein-coding sequences:
- the dnaA gene encoding chromosomal replication initiator protein DnaA; translation: MGTDEINDVGSSWRKVIRTLETDDRVTPRQRGFVVLAQAQGLIGTTLLVAVPNELTREVLQTQLKNILDEVLRGVFQADIQCAFVIDADLTPVVEAEPEPEEEAAAPSPVPSGESAPSPTPPSTSQEFGRLNPKYVFETFVIGSSNRFAHAAAVAVAEAPAKAYNPLFIYGDSGLGKTHLLHAIGHYARHLYTGIRVRYVNSEEFTNDFINSIRYDEGASFKQLYRNVDILLIDDIQFLANKDATQEEFFHTFNALHNHNKQVVITSDLPPKQLSGFEERMRSRFEWGLLTDVQPPELETRIAILRKKAIGDSLSAPDDVLEYIASKISTNIRELEGALIRVTAFASLNRQQVDVGLAEIVLKDLITDDGAQEITAASILGQTAAYFQISLEELCSKSRTRTLVTARQIAMYLCRELTDMSLPKIGQELGGRDHTTVIHADRKIRELMAERRAIYNQVTELTNRIKQQQREA